A stretch of the Lactuca sativa cultivar Salinas chromosome 9, Lsat_Salinas_v11, whole genome shotgun sequence genome encodes the following:
- the LOC111917013 gene encoding uncharacterized protein LOC111917013, with amino-acid sequence MTIRQSIINDQPSLIPAMNPSLFPSKILSIPFITITIFILITTVFSSTKTISYSDHCNSFVPEAIPTTITYTRFPSLKTLTSHYTGAQNILDPDSLSQRFIQFRPINRIFKTNTSNTYKTQAQLTFASSNIYHFQSNHSRFDRPLVFNLDGFLSVSTNKLCMVGSARWFSKKGKRLKLDAVLKLNLPKLMNINTSLVGGILASLASPHDSDYFEPISLMGFPEVGLLKYKYSLVANEDCNGANGNEHSVARMESLDLCSKLAYQFKIYRLENQGIGYPFLSLYGFQCSLEEKKLRFLVEFQNTSYPRWYQSFNPNVTLIGDGTWNRAKNELCIVACRILNQSDPLGSAHVGDCSIRLTLWFPEVRSIKNTHTTEGQIWSTKKTDDVGYFKPIKFQSFDHSSENYGSKYEFTKLEKVRQICPRADVGKREGVVYPSGYSRDMTFDMSVKSRNMNSMGYAFPIFVGNQFYNSYEALDSNFSPWQADTSPMNISYEISFRMLANSTSESESGIPSLSLTKNGRVEISAEGFYDSETGRLCMVGCRNLPSSEKNSKNESFDCEILVQFQFPSTNGNNGSFLIRGSIESLREKTDVLYFDNLNAVSLAYTKLEAMESIWRMDLEIILDLISRTLSCLFIVLQLFHIKKNPEMIPLISVLMMVILTLGYMVPLVLNFEAMFSNTRYPQNIPLGGSGGLLEVNEVIVRIVTMVAFILQFRLLQLTWTKKLGNGDKNGNGKSHWNHEIWTLVLCFPVYIVGGLMMFLTNWKNNDYIISSNRSILGDLRSYAGLTLDGFLFPQIVLNIFQISKGNALSYLFYIGNTFVRLLPHAYDLYRGQENISHQFHRFYLYANPGADFYSPSWDVFIACGGFVFAVIVFLQQRFGGRFMLPKRFRETVGYERVPVVSNE; translated from the coding sequence ATGACTATAAGACAAAGCATAATCAACGATCAACCATCACTCATTCCAGCCATGAATCCTTCACTCTTTCCATCAAAAATCCTTTCCATTCccttcatcaccatcaccatcttcATCCTTATTACAACAGTCTTTTCCTCAACTAAAACGATCTCCTATTCCGATCACTGCAATTCCTTCGTTCCTGAAGCCATTCCGACCACCATCACATACACCCGATTCCCATCTCTCAAAACCTTAACCAGTCATTACACCGGTGCTCAAAACATTCTCGACCCAGATTCACTCTCACAAAGATTCATCCAATTTAGACCCATAAATAGAATCTTCAAAACAAACACCTCCAACACATACAAAACCCAAGCTCAATTAACTTTCGCTTCATCAAATATATACCATTTCCAATCTAACCATTCACGATTTGATCGTCCATTGGTGTTTAACTTAGATGGGTTCTTGTCAGTTTCCACAAATAAGCTTTGTATGGTTGGATCCGCACGTTGGTTTTCCAAAAAAGGTAAACGTTTGAAACTTGATGCTGTTCTGAAGCTTAATTTACCTaagcttatgaatataaatactaGCTTAGTCGGTGGAATCTTGGCGAGTTTAGCTTCGCCTCATGATTCCGATTACTTTGAGCCGATTTCATTGATGGGATTCCCTGAAGTGGGTCTTTTGAAATACAAATATTCGTTGGTTGCCAATGAAGATTGTAATGGGGCAAACGGAAACGAACATTCAGTCGCTAGGATGGAATCTTTAGACTTATGTTCAAAGTTAGCGTATCAATTCAAGATTTACCGGTTGGAAAATCAAGGTATTGGGTACCCTTTTTTGTCGTTGTATGGGTTTCAGTGTTCATTGGAAGAAAAAAAGTTGCGCTTTTTAGTAGAATTTCAAAACACAAGTTATCCCCGTTGGTACCAATCTTTCAATCCAAATGTAACGTTAATTGGCGATGGAACATGGAATAGAGCAAAAAACGAGCTTTGCATAGTAGCTTGTCGTATCTTGAATCAGAGTGATCCTTTGGGAAGTGCTCATGTTGGAGATTGTTCGATCAGGTTGACCTTATGGTTCCCTGAAGTTCGGTCAATCAAAAACACACATACCACCGAAGGTCAAATTTGGTCAACCAAGAAAACCGATGATGTCGGGTACTTTAAACCAATCAAGTTTCAAAGCTTTGATCATAGTTCGGAGAATTACGGGTCAAAGTATGAGTTTACAAAATTGGAGAAAGTAAGACAAATTTGCCCTCGAGCAGATGTTGGTAAAAGGGAAGGGGTTGTGTACCCGTCGGGGTATAGTCGGGATATGACTTTTGACATGTCTGTCAAGTCCAGAAACATGAATTCCATGGGTTATGCGTTTCCGATCTTTGTCGGGAATCAGTTCTACAACTCGTATGAAGCTTTGGATTCAAATTTTAGTCCATGGCAGGCAGACACCAGTCCGATGAACATAAGCTATGAGATTAGCTTCCGAATGTTAGCTAATTCAACATCGGAATCGGAAAGCGGGATTCCGTCGTTATCGTTAACTAAAAACGGTAGAGTTGAGATATCGGCAGAGGGGTTTTATGATAGTGAAACGGGAAGACTTTGTATGGTTGGTTGTCGAAATCTACCTTCATCCGAGAAGAACTCGAAAAATGAGTCTTTCGATTGCGAGATTCTCGTGCAATTCCAATTCCCGAGTACCAATGGGAATAATGGAAGTTTTTTAATCAGGGGAAGCATAGAAAGCTTACGTGAAAAGACAGATGTTTTGTATTTCGACAATTTAAATGCCGTTTCTCTCGCTTACACTAAACTCGAAGCCATGGAATCGATATGGAGAATGGATTTGGAAATCATATTGGACTTGATTTCACGGACACTTTCGTGTCTTTTCATCGTCCTTCAACTCTTTCATATAAAAAAGAATCCCGAAATGATTccattgatttcggttttgatgatGGTGATTCTTACACTTGGGTACATGGTTCCTTTAGTGTTGAATTTCGAGGCAATGTTTTCAAACACTCGTTACCCTCAAAACATTCCACTCGGGGGTAGTGGTGGATTGCTTGAAGTGAATGAAGTCATTGTTAGGATAGTGACAATGGTAGCTTTCATTTTGCAATTCCGTCTCCTCCAATTGACATGGACTAAAAAACTTGGGAATGGTGATAAAAACGGAAACGGAAAGAGTCATTGGAATCATGAGATATGGACTCTGGTACTCTGTTTTCCGGTTTATATAGTTGGTGGATTGATGATGTTTCTAACGAATTGGAAGAACAATGATTATATTATCTCAAGTAATCGATCAATCTTGGGTGATTTGAGGTCTTATGCGGGGTTAACACTAGATGGATTCTTGTTTCCACAAATCGTACTTAACATTTTTCAGATTTCAAAAGGGAATGCTTTGTCTTATTTGTTTTACATAGGGAACACTTTTGTTCGATTACTACCTCATGCGTATGATCTTTATAGGGGTCAAGAGAACATAAGTCACCAGTTTCATCGGTTCTATCTGTATGCAAATCCAGGAGCAGATTTCTACTCACCTTCTTGGGATGTGTTCATTGCTTGTGGAGGTTTTGTGTTTGCAGTGATCGTGTTCTTGCAGCAACGTTTTGGTGGTCGATTTATGCTTCCAAAGAGATTCCGGGAGACTGTGGGGTATGAAAGGGTTCCTGTGGTAAGCAATGAGTAA